From a single Pleurodeles waltl isolate 20211129_DDA chromosome 8, aPleWal1.hap1.20221129, whole genome shotgun sequence genomic region:
- the LOC138249241 gene encoding uncharacterized protein, with amino-acid sequence MSEAQGSEIGECSLLALKWRLYTVSLGFRCFWKMDAKNKTTLTPTLLSCFNQRVSTVSKNQTGIKYPIQAFIGDGLYVFGLIGIFIILKTLMTLNTMLENKPDDHVFMVYNVKAEHQDTTLVQQMAKALENMECSSSLPVSSPSSCDTFSMFASSPPVHSGNGSDAVFTFMEPNQLSQGTSTPISSVNMRTLLYSPDSSTKSLV; translated from the exons ATGTCGGAAGCGCAGGGTAGTGAAATTGGAGAATGTTCCCTTCTGGCTCTTAAATGGAGGCTGTATACTGTCAG CTTGGGATTTAGATGCTTTTGGAAGATGGATGCAAAGAATAAAACCACTTTGACTCCCACACTCTTGAGTTGCTTTAACCAGAGGGTTTCCACTGTCTCGAAGAACCAGACTGGCATTAAATATCCAATACAGGCATTCATTGGCGATGGGCTGTATGTCTTTGGACTGATTGGGATTTTTATTATCCTAAAGACATTAATGACACTGAATACTATGTTGGAAAACAAGCCGGATGACCACGTCTTCATGGTTTATAATGTCAAAGCAGAGCATCAGGATACAACCTTGGTTCAGCAAATGGCGAAAGCACTGGAGAATATGGAATGCAGCAGTTCTCTACCAGTTAGCTCCCCATCATCGTGTGATACCTTCTCCATGTTTGCCAGTTCTCCACCGGTTCACTCTGGAAATGGGTCGGATGCTGTCTTTACGTTCATGGAACCCAACCAACTCAGCCAAGGCACCAGTACTCCGATCTCCAGCGTAAACATGAGAACTCTCTTATACAGCCCGGACAGCAGTACTAAATCACTGGTGTAG